CTTAACATGAGGGGACAATGAATTACTCACTCACTCGACTCATCCATCATACAGTCAATCACTTTAACGCTTTGCTCCCTTGCCCACTTGATGTTTCATAATTGTGTAACGTATATAATAAGGATTTTTCCACTACCATCGATTAGGTGGTGGTGCTTGATTGATTGGGTTAATAGAGAACAATTTGCATAATGTTTCTAGATGGTAGTTGGCAATCATGTCCGTCAAGAAAAAATGGTTGCAGCTGAATGTGATATGGAGAATCATTTAGCTTGAGTCTTGTTTGCGTTCGATTAGTCATGATGATATAATGAGTCGTTTGCTTCCTCGATTGGTTAGGCAGTTTTGATTCCTACCAATTTCCTCTTATCATGATTCCAAAGCTAGATCCGTGTAAAGTTGTTTTATGCCTTGTGTTTCAAGGCATTAGACCTCATCCTACTCCAATCATTATGCTTCTCCATTTATCATAAGACCCTTCATCTAGatgttaatttttaagttaaatttcAACAGTTTTGTGCGTGATTCTTTTTGTTGCCATTGTTTAGTTATCATAAATGTGGATGTTGATCAATAGATTATAAATGGGTCTTCTTCATGTGAAAGAAATCGATTTATGGTTTCTTAACTTGTGATACGACGCTCCATATTTTTTGCCGATGTTTAAACTGTTAGTCATTTATGCTCCCTATCCGTTTTGATGTCATTTGAGTTTGACCCTCCCCTCCTGCTAGGCAGGTGTTGAGCCATGTGGCCCTTGTGGCTCTCTTGTTTGAGTAATTTTAGTTATTTTCcaatatattttctttctaaatactAACAGAATAAAACGTGACAAATGTGGCAGCCTTGTATGACggttaaataaaacaaaacaaaaaaacaaatggTAATAATATCATAATTACAtcccaaaataaaaacaaaaactaatgaTCAAGATCAACCGCTAATTATAATGACCTGGATGGTCTGCCCTCTTTATCCCATACTATTCtcatcattttttatttctatgatcacggttaacattttatattgatttttttataaaataataagaatataaaatattaatatagttTAATCATGATCAGAGAGGAGAAGGTTACAGGATGAGGGAGCGCAGGCAATCCAGCTCCAATTATAATTCCCCAGTAATTGTTTCCTTCCATAATTCACCCGCCATCAACCACCTCTTCGTCTCCAAGTCCAACTCCAACTCCAACTCCAACTCCAACACCAACACCAACACCAGCATCTGCAACACTTCAAAACCTACCAACCCTCAGAGCCGCCGTAAACCGCCATGGATTTACATCCCGTGCAGGAAGACCAGCAGGACCCAAAACCCAGAAGCTACTGGAGCAGATGGAGCAAGCAGGACTTCTTCCCAGAACCCTCATTCCAGAACTTCAATTCCTACAAGGACGCACTCTCCCACACCCCCTCCCGCCTTAAGGACCGCCTCTTCCACCGCTCCTCCGACTCCTTCGAGCTCCTCCAGCTCCCCAAACAGAGCGAGAATCGCATGAAGCGCTGCCTCACCTGGTGGGACTTAATCTGGCTCGGCGTCGGCTCCGTCGTTGGTTCAGGCATTTTCGTCATCACTGGGCAGGCAACCCGCGTGAACGCCGGTCCGGCCATTGTTCTCTCCTACGCCATCTCTGGCTTCTCTGCTTTGCTCTCGGTTTTGTGCTACTCAGAGTTCGCCGTCGAAGTCCCAGTTGCCGGCGGGTCGTTTTCGTATCTTCGGATCGAGTTGGGGGACTTTGTGGCGTTCATTGCTGTGGGGAACATCCTCCTGGAGGCTCTGGTGGGTTCGGCAGGGCTCGGAAGGTCTTGGTCTTCTTACTTTGCCAGCATTTTAAGGACTGATGACACCGATTTTCTGCGAATTCGTGTAAAGTCTCTGCCTGATGGGTTTAATCTTTTGGACCCAATAGCTGTTGTGGTGCTTTTGGTTGCTAATAGTATTGCAATAAGTGGGACTAGGAGGACTTCTGTGTTGAATTGGATTGCTTCCATAGCTAGTGGTTTGATCATAGTGTTTATATTGATTGTTGGGTTTGTTAAGGGAAAGACTGAGAATTTGGTGCCCTTTTTCCCATATGGGGCAAAGGGCGTTTTCGAGGCGGCTGCTGTTGTGTACTGGTCTTATACTGGTTTCGATATGGTTGCCAATATGGCCGAGGAAGCGAAGAAACCCTCGAGGGACATACCGGTTGGTTTGGTTGGTTCTATGAGTCTGATCACAGTGGTTTATTGCTTGATGGCTTTGGTGTTGAGTATGATGCAGAAATACACTCAAATCGATAAAGATGCCGCTTATTCGGTTGCTTTTGAGGCAATTGGGATGAGTTGGGCTAAGTACTTAGTGAGTATATGTGCCCTCAAGGGAATGACTACAAGTCTGCTGGTTGGGTCTATGGGGCAAGCTAGGTATACCACTCAGATTGCAAGAGCACATATGATCTCACCCTGGTTTGCTTTGGTTCACCCGAAAACTGGAACCCCCATTTATGCTACTGCATTGGTAACCTTAATTAGTGCGGTTGTTGCTCTATTCACTAGTCTGGATGTGCTGTCGAGCGTCTTCTCTTTCAGTACGCTCTGCATATTTATGTTTGTGGCTATTGCATTGCTTGTGAGGCGATATTATGTTAAGGATGTGACGCCAACGATTGATTTGGTCCAATTCCTTGTATGTTTGTTCTTAATAATCGGTGGTTCTACTGGAATTACGGCGGTTTGGGATAAAGGCATGCGCGGGTGGGTTTGGTATGTAGTGTTTTCTGTGATTTGGTTATCGGGGACTTTGTGGATGGCATTGCTTCCAAAGCACCGAGTTCCTAAGGTTTGGGGGGTTCCACTTGTTCCGTGGTTGCCTGCATTGTCGATTGGAATTAATGTTTTTCTCATTGGGTCTCTGGGTTATGTTGCATTCTGGAGGTTTTTCATTTGCACCGCAGTCATGGTTCTCTACTATTTGTTCGTCGGTGTACATGCAACATATGATGTAGCTCACCAGATTGAACAAGAACCAAAAACTGAAGAGGGAAATGAAATCGCTAGTTAAGAGGTGCTATGCTTGTCTACTAGTTGACGGTCGGTGTAGATGCAGCATATGATGTGGCTCAACAGATTGAACAAGAACGAAGAACCGACAGTATATCTCTTAAGAGAATTTGTGAGTATAAGTTATCGCGTTAGATTGTCTAGTTTTCCATATCTTCAGCTTCGTTTTTCATGTTGTTTTAGTTTCGAATAAAGTTAATGGGAACAAGGTAGTTTCTACGACGAAGGAAGTCAAgtttccaccataaaatcaaaatGTGTCCCAACCCGTTGTATGCACATCTACGGTCCCTTAATTCTCCGACGCAGGATTCACAATGTCAAATATTGGCATGATTCTGTTTTCATCCAGAATCCAATTTTATGTGCGTTGGTTTTAGGTGAGGGGGAAACAAAATGCGAATGACTGTACATGTGCTTTATAGAATTGCTTCGCGTCTTTAGATTAATTGCTTAATTAAAATGTGTCGTGTAATTAACAACCGTAAGTAAATGACCACGGtcaagatgaagaaaataatgaGACGACTACATGAGCAAAGAGAATGAGagataaaagtttatcaaaagGTGCGGTTCTGCAACGAGGCGGACACACTACCCTAACCAACTGTTCTAACTCACATTTGCATTCCTCGAGTATAAATTTTAGGATCCTTGATTACTGAGAAATTGGACGAGTAACAGTCTAACAGTGTCAATAAGTTGTTCAAGTTGGTCATTGTTTCTTCATTTGGGTTGGAGCTCAAAATTTATTAGTTGCCCATTGGGAAATGGGTTGACATCTCAATTGGATTTCTCCATACTGGACTCCCCCGGCCCCAGGCACCTTATATTTGATGAGTTGTACTTGTGCAGGGTTTCTAGGTCCCTGGCCTATTTTGGGCCCTCCAATGCCActtgttttcattttcttagGTTTTATTTTGGGTGCTTTAGATTTAGCGCCTTACAATTGTTGAACTCTAGATATAAACTCACCTATATTAAAGCatctaaataaaacccaaattttgaatttaatgcCATGTAAGATAAAAGATGTCCatacatttaaatttatttacaacACCATGCCACCaacattaatatggctattatggttttttttgtaTACTTTTAATTTATTGTCTTTTGTTTGTCAACAACATTCAAttagtttaagttttttttttgcttttaatttaaaaaagaaaaagaaaaagagagaagaagttcttttcttcttttatgtgAAATTGCCTAATCCAAATCTAATTAGTTCAATATACATTCTATTGAAATAGTAGATACATTAActtgtgaaaattaaaaaaaaaaggtaaaaataaacTAGTAGATACATTGTTTTTTGTAAAAACTAAACAATAGTTacattattttcataaaaaaaaataaacagtgtgtaattttttttaaattacacaATAGGTACACAGTTTtcgtaaaaattaaataataggtactttatttttggaagaaaaaaaaactagtagaaacattgtttcttttaaaacttaaacAATGAATTTATAAGGTAAATTAGTTTGCATGTATTTTGCATATATGGGTTtgttattatgtaggtaaattatttttcatgtattttacatatactgggtatattatttttctttttttaagcactctaacattttaaaaatttaatagtaggtgcactatttgaatcaaatgttttttttgtagttaaattattttgcatgaattttacatatatcaggcatatatatatatatgtgtgtgtgtgtgtgtgtgaaataatttacctacattaatatgtaaaatataattttattgacttaattaagcatgtataataacatatattagacatgttttatgttattatatattaggcaatgaatttataacattaaccttttttttgtaaaatcattaattctcccTTACCATCCATCCGTATGGCATTAATTATGTACATCAAACATTTAAATAGGgtttaaagaaaaattcaaataggggtattttaggcatccaaattttttttactatgTGAAGttaaacataattaatgaatttgctgatgTGGAAGCTAGTCAATGGGTTTTAtttagacctgtaaacgggtcgggtttattgggtttgggtcgggttcaacccgacccgttaagttaacgggtcacccgaacccaacccgttaagctaacgggtcatctgaacccgacccgttaagctaacgggtcacccgtttcacccgttaacacccgttaacaattattattattatttttttttgcataaagtttattttttgttattaagactttactaaaattactaaaatatcctcaactaacgggtgctaacgggtgttaacgggtcctaacgggtctaacgggttgacccaaagtgatccgttatttaacgggttgttaacgggttcacccgttagcgacccgacccgttaagcatccacccaaatacaaatattaacggtTTGGGTCGGatcgggttaacgggttgggtccaaaatgccaggcctagttttattcaagaaaaaaacttatgtcgggttttatgtagagaaaattaagttttaggggctaaagtcatattttcagttttattttcttGGTTCACTTGCAATTTTCCTTCGTACCACCTAAATCTCAACCCTAATTTCACCATTTCTGCATTCACTTTCCACTTTTTTTTCACCATCTCCTCTATTTCCCATCATCCCCTATTCTCGAAATCCCAAGTCTTTGTAATTTTGGGGTGTTCAGACAACCTCATTGATCTCTTCACGAAGCTATTGCTGAAGTTTACTTTTCCGAAGTTTGTCCAAGGAGTTGGATTGCTTACATTGCCTCATTTACAATGCCAGTAGTTCTCAAGGggaattttgtcaaaatcaaGGGAGTATGATGCAGTATACTCACTTGGCcttaatgtattattttttcCTCATATCAGGAGCACTTTGTTCCACTAGTTTTTGCtaacctaacgaggttttaacgaggcacccacatCGGGTTGGTCATACCTTGACTTGTGCATTTACTGCCGTTTTCATCTCAAGCATTGATATTGCATTAACTCATCTTTTCTCCTTAGACTACAAGTTTGTCCCATTGAATTTACTGTAACTAGATTTTGGTGAGACTACGCTCCTAAGTGCATCACTACTTAAAGACTTGAGTATGCATTACATGTGCCTAACAAGAATATTTGATCAGTCGCTTCCATATTTTCTTGAATACCTAATGCAACTTCTTTAGTTCTACACACAAGGAGGAGTATTGCAgttaatattaaataagaatGTGATTGTATAAACTAAAAGTAAGAATCTTATAGGATCTAAAAGATCTTTTCCTTGTATAATTTGTTTCTCATCAGGGTTAGGGTTTGTTTCTTATTTATAAGTAAGTTAGGTTAATTACCTTTCATTTCCTGCAAGTCTTATATTGAGGATATTTATGTTAATCTCAATACGAAGCCAATGTTGGGTCACTCAGTAtcatggtctagtggtattcatctttacttggaaatgagaggtcttaggttcgaatcttgtggatggcgaatttgataccaaattaggctgcccatAGTGTGGCTTAGTTGAACTCCTTATTCCCATAGtgtaaacattttgattgaaagaGAAATAATCAAGCATAAGAGTGTAAAGGGCTAAAAGAGTTATTGATGCTCAACCAAGTTAAATCTGAGAGAGATGGTAAGTTTGTATTTATAAAGATGATTTACATCAATAAGTTACAAGTAGTGTTCAATAACAATTCTATAAATCCCTAAAGCTAGGAGATAATACAAAAGAGCATATCAGATAACTCTCAGCAGAGGTGACTTGAGTGAAGGAGTCACAATGAACAACCTTGAGGATATGTATTGGAGACCTATAGTTTATCACGCCCCTGCAAGCTGAGCAGACGACTGAGAATAGGAAGCTTGGAAAGAAGGAAACGAAACCAAGTGGAAGACAAACCCTTGGTGAGAAAGTCAGCCACCTGATCTTGAGAAGCAACATAGCCCACAACAATTTCCTTTCGAGTGACCTTTTCACGAACATAATGATAATCAACTTCTACATGGTGCATTCGTGCTTGGTAGACAAGATTAGAAGCAACGGCAAGAGCATTCATATTATCATACCATAATTGAGGTGGTGTAAGATAAAGATGAAGATAATGAAATAAGTTTCGAAACCAAGACAAAATGGCGACAGTATATGCTAGTTGACGATACTCGGCTTTAGTGCTGGAGCGAGAAACACCACGTTCCTTTTTTGAGCTCTGGGAAATCAAATTAGAACCAAGAAAAATATAGTAACCTCCTATGGACTGGCGATCATTAGGATCATCGACATAATCGACGTCGGCATAAGCAATGATAGAGAAAGAACTCGGACGATAGAGCAGGCCATGATCATGAGTGCCCTTAAGATAATGCAAAATGCATTTGACAGCAGCCCAATGTACTGTGGTGGTAGAGTGCATAAACTGGCAAACCTGGTTGACGGAAAAGGCAATGTCAGGACGGGTGAAGGGTAAATATTGAAGAGTTGTCGTGTAGAAGAAAGAGGGtccccgtcgtgcagaagaagaagaaagccaGGAGAAGATGTCGTGTGAATAGGTTTACAATCTGCCATGTTTGTGTGTGTGAGAAGGTCCTTGATGTATTTAGCCTGAGCTAAATGAAAACCAAAATATGTTCGTGTGACCTCCATACCGAGAAAATAATGGAGGGGCCTAAGATCTTTCATGGAAAACATTAAACCAAGTTGAGCAAAGAGTTTTGTAATCTATGCTATTGCCAGTAACCAAAATGTCATCTACGTaaatcaacaaataaataatggtGGTACCATTAAAGTAGGTGAATAAAGATGAGTTAGCCTGAGAGGTAACCAACCCGAGTTCCTCGAGATAATTGGAAAAACACTAAAACCATGCTCATGGAGCTTGTTTGAGGCCATAAAGAAAACGTTGTAGTTTGCAAACATGAGTGGGCAATTGCGGATCAACAAAGCCTTGGGGTTGGTGCATATAAACATCTTCAGAAAGAGAGCCATGTAAGAACGCATTTTGAACATCCAATTGGCGAATGGACCAATTATAGTGAAGAGCAACAACAAAAAGAATTAATCTGATAGTGGCATGCGTAACCACATGACTAAACGTTTCTACATAGTTGATGCCTTCCTGTTGGTGGAAGCCGTTAGCAACGACACAGGCTTTGAACTATTCGACGGACCCATTGAAGTTGCATTTGATCTTGTATACCCATGTATTTGGAAGAACATTGAGATGGGGTTGAAATGGCACAAGTGTCCAGGTACCAGTTTGTTATAATGCCGTGAACTCTTCAGCCATTGCCCGACGCCACTGTGGACATTTATTAGCCTGTGTAAAACCTAAAGGCTCAACCAAAGAAGTTATGTCAGCAAGTAAAACATATcgaggatttggtttttgaaTGCCAGCTTTGGCCCGTATAGTCATGGGATGAGATGAGTGAATAGTCATCACTGGCACGGTAGTTGAGGTACCAATAGGCGCAAAAGTAAGAAAGGGATGGATCGTGGAGGGCATAAGAGAGTTTGTAGTATTACATGTGTGAAGGACTGAGATAGGAATAGTGGGTAGAGATTGAGGTGATGCATCAGGAGGTTGAGCAGATGGGGTATTGGAGACCAAGATAGGGATACTAAGTAGAGTGGAATGTGGGGTGGGGTTATGGGATAAGGTGACATGATGAGGATGCAGGGATCTGTTGATCGAGAGAGGTAGACTAGGTAGAGGTGAAAGTGGGGTAGGGTTATGGGATAAGGGGGCAAGATTACGATGCAGGGAAGTAGAAGAGGAGATAGAGTTAGGAGGTGTCAGGAGAGTGTCAAAGTTTAACACGTTTGTCGATGTGGAAGTCTGAGCTGGAGTAAGGACCATATCTTTGGAgggaaaacatttttttatcaaaaataaCATGGCGAGACATAAAAATTTTGCCCGTTGAGGGATCAAAACAACGGTAACCTTGCTAATTTGAAGAATATCCTAGGAAAATACATTTTTTAGACCGAATTTGAAGTTTATTTTGATTAAATGGGCAAAGATGTGGAAAACATGCACAACCAAAAACCTTTAAAAATTCATATTGTGGAGAAGTAGAGAATAATTTTTGAAAAGGCAATTCATTATGCAAAACTTTGGTGGGTAAGCGATTAATCAAATAATTTGCAGTGTGAAAAGCATATACCCAAAATATGGTTGGGAGTCATGCATGAGCAAGGAGAGTAAGGCCAGTTTCAACCAAATGACGATGTTTATGTTCTGCAAGTCCGTTTTGTTCAGGGTGATGAAGGTATGTAAAGCGATGATGAATGCCTTTAgatgttaaataatttttaaaattgtgACTCATACATTCTCCACCTCTACCAGTTTGAAACGATTTTATTGTCCTACTAAACATATTTTCAACGAGTTtctaaaaagaaacaaaaatattaaacacGTCAGATTTAAGTTTTAAACGATATAACCAAGAGTAATGtgaataatcatcaataaaaaccacataatATTTATATCCATCAATCGAGTAAGACGGGGAAGTCCATACATCGGAATGAATTAAATCTAaaggaaattttgaaattgaactAGAAAGCGAAAATGGAAGTTTGTGACTTTTGCCTAGAGGACAAGAATGACATAGAGCAGAAGTCACAGGACCATGAATAGGCAATTTATTCTTAGCAactaaaaactttaaaatagAGCTAGATGGATGGCCTAGTCTAGGATGCCACACTGTATCCGACACGCGACCaccaaaaaatgcaaaaacgCCATGTTGTTGTTAGGATGAAATACTGGAAAATTGATAGTTACCATTCTTATTCCGGCATTGCAAAAGGATCCTCCCTGTGGTGAGATCTTGAACATGATAAGAATAGGGATATAAGGTTACTGAACAGATGTTGTCAATGGTAAAACGATTTATAGAAATGACATTGGTTGAGGCATTGGGACAATATAAAGTGTAGGTGAGATTAAAGGTAGTTGTGGGAGTGCGAATACTGGAATGACCAATTTTAGAAATGAGCAAACCTGTGCCTCCAACTACACCATTCACATGACTATTGCCATTGTAGTCTTGGGGTTCAACCACCTGTGCCAAATCATTTGTAATATGGGAATTAGCTCCAGAATCAAAGAGCCAATGTTGAGCATGGGGAGTAGCCACAGGTGGAGGGTCTTGGACATGAGCAACAGCGgcaaaaacttgaaatttgggagCAGGAACACGTCATTCGTATGCCATGTTCATATGATTGTAGCAATTGATAACAGAATGACCAGGTTTATGGCAGATTTGGTAGTGAACACGTCCAGGTGAATTGAAAACATTTCCTTGCCGAGGAGCATCACTAAGGACCCCATCTTTAGGAGCATGAGTTCCTGGTTAGCGAACCATGCCACGACCACCATGACTAGCAGCAGCCTGAAAACCACGCCCAGCAGGCTGAAAACCATGACTAGCGGCGGCTTAAAAGCCACATCTTCCACGTCCAGCAACAAGGGCAATAGGAACATCATCGACATGAAAGACATGACTCATTTTCTGTTGATGTTCGGCACCGAGAAGCAAGGCTTCCAAAGCGCTATATAAGATGGCATCTTCTCGAGCTTGAGCAGACAACACGATGTTTTCATACGTAGGACCAACGTTATTGAAAACGATGGCCACTAAGTCCGAGTGTGAAACGGGAGactccgagagagagagagggtgtcaGCAAGAGAGTTCACTCGATCCAAAAAATCAGCAATGGATGAATCACCACGATGAGTGAGGGTGTCAGCGAGAGAAGTCACTCCGGAGTTGCAAAAGACGACCAGTGGACGTTGAAGCATAACGCTTACGAAGAGAAGTCCAAGCGGAGTGAGAACTAGTTTTGCCAATAAGAGAGGCCAAAACCGTGGGGTGAACGGACTTCGAAGGCTGGGTTAACAATATCTGTGAGAGTACCAGAGGTATCTTGGAGAAACGTCGAAGGACACTGACTAGTGCCATCAACAAATGGAACTAGGTTTATGCTACGAAGTAGGGGAAGAATTTGTGCATGCCAAAGGGGATAATTTGTACGATCAAGTTTAATCGTCAAAAAATTGGAGACATTGGGAAGAACGGAGGTGGGTAGGGCAGAAAAGGATGAGTATGAGGATGAGGAGGTTGAGGAGGccatgttgaaaaaaaaaattgatgttgtTGTCGTGAGACTTTCTTAGCTCTTAGATACCATGAAAGAGAAATAATCAATCATAAGAGTGTAAAGGGCTAAAAGAGTTATTGATGCTCAACTCGGTTAAATCTGAGAGAGACGGTAAGTTTGTATTTATAGAGATGATTTACATCAATAAGTTACAAGTAGTGttcaatacaaataaaaattcTATAAATCCCTAAATCTAGGAGATAATACAAAAGAGCATATCAGATAACTCTCAGCAAAGGTAACTTAAGTGAAGGAGTCACAGCGAACAACCTTGAGGATATGTATTAGAGACCTATAGTTTATCATCGATGtactcaataaaaaaaaaagaagtcaaTGTTGGAGAACATGAAATATTTCAGAGAGGAGCGAGCGTTTGCTTTGCTCACGCTGGATTTGTTCTAAGCTCCCTATACATTCCATCTTGAGAGACAAGAATacacataaaaaaatttctcaacgTATACCCTAAAATATAAACACATCGTGCACTCATATTTATTACACATAAATTAGTAACTTGTGTAAACTCGGACAAAAGGCTTTTGCATCACTATTGTACCTAAACCTAGAATCAAAGTAGTACATTATTTTGGttcacaaaagaaagaaaatgaaaaatgggAACTTGGTCTAAATATAATAATCGTTATTAGTCAAAGACTCATAACCTATAGCACTGTTTGAGAAAATGtagaaatatagagaataatCTGAAAGATGACATTGAGGTACGACTTaaatcgtttccttaaagtgttatttgcccctactcgaatgagtttgctaaagggttaTTGACAAATCACttctaggatacaacaaagtatgaaatattcgattagcaaaaccgaattatattcccttagaaataactagaatgaaattgtatgaatgtgatggagaGAGTAGAGAGCAAGGAATGTATAAATAAATTTCTGAAATTGTGTATGGAACATTATCCCacaataggtatttataggcattaaGCACCCATTCATCGAGTTCTTTCATTTTAGTTGAAGATATACAACCCTTCTTAATAGTGTTGATCCAAAAGACATGTCTTCtatttagaatttaaaaaaaataattttaacttATTACATCTTTTAATTTTACTCATATAATTTGAGTAAACATAATATTTTTAACCAAGAATTATAACCATTCAATAAAATATACAAAGGTTGAATGTTCAACCTTGCCGTCCGTAGGCTTCTTACGCACTGCAGCAGCAGCCTTTCCCTATTGTACATACACAAATGCTGCACAATGCAGCACCAAGTCTATacatacattatatatatatatatatattgatacacacacaaaataataataataatttatatatgtattattGAAATCTCTAACAAGCACTAGCTTAAAATGCATAATTTAAAATGTGTCGGATAAGAACTTTGCAGTGATTACTTAACTGACTAtttaaaaaagataaaatatgaACTAAAGGGGACTTACTGACTCAACAGTCATATCTCAGCTCATCACGCGGCAATCCATTTTGACCACCATGTTCAAGTTGTGTGAGTCATTGATTGTCAACATCGTTGACTAATAATGGAGTAGAATCTTTACACTTCACATTGTTATACATTATTTTTAGATATTACGAGTGAAGGAATGTGCTTGTTCTAGATCGAGGAAGAAATGCTTTCGTGAACATCTGTCAAATATTGGGATATTTAGTCGTGACAGATGTAATAATATCCGACGTGCATTTGATTAGGGCATATGTGGAATAAGATGCACACGCTGATTGTGAAATAACTATATATGACTAGACTAATGGAATTGGATTTTATTAGGATTCAAATTGTAGAGATTCTAGAAATTCTTACATTTTAGTGATTCAATATGTATCGTATAGTtagaaattatttgattttttttatttaaaattaaacacaaataatacatgataaaaaataatcacataatatataataaacgaTTAAGATATGAAGATCTCTAGAATTTCTGTGAATCCGAAGATTATCTTATTCCTAGTCTAATCCCATTCCACTTTTTCATGAATCGTCTGCCAGAATAGGACTTCGACATGACTAAATAAAAATCTGCATTCACTTGTTTTTAAGAAACATAAATAATTCattgatacaacaacaacaacaacaaagccttttcctattaagtggggtcggctaataAATAATTCattgatagaaaaaaaaaaaaggtacaataCTTGAATTCCCGATGTAAATGCAATCTGGTTGGAAGTCAATCTCAAACAAAATAGTCCTCCCAAGGATAACCACTATGAAATTCGGTGGATTATCA
This genomic interval from Malus domestica chromosome 05, GDT2T_hap1 contains the following:
- the LOC103419883 gene encoding cationic amino acid transporter 8, vacuolar-like translates to MDLHPVQEDQQDPKPRSYWSRWSKQDFFPEPSFQNFNSYKDALSHTPSRLKDRLFHRSSDSFELLQLPKQSENRMKRCLTWWDLIWLGVGSVVGSGIFVITGQATRVNAGPAIVLSYAISGFSALLSVLCYSEFAVEVPVAGGSFSYLRIELGDFVAFIAVGNILLEALVGSAGLGRSWSSYFASILRTDDTDFLRIRVKSLPDGFNLLDPIAVVVLLVANSIAISGTRRTSVLNWIASIASGLIIVFILIVGFVKGKTENLVPFFPYGAKGVFEAAAVVYWSYTGFDMVANMAEEAKKPSRDIPVGLVGSMSLITVVYCLMALVLSMMQKYTQIDKDAAYSVAFEAIGMSWAKYLVSICALKGMTTSLLVGSMGQARYTTQIARAHMISPWFALVHPKTGTPIYATALVTLISAVVALFTSLDVLSSVFSFSTLCIFMFVAIALLVRRYYVKDVTPTIDLVQFLVCLFLIIGGSTGITAVWDKGMRGWVWYVVFSVIWLSGTLWMALLPKHRVPKVWGVPLVPWLPALSIGINVFLIGSLGYVAFWRFFICTAVMVLYYLFVGVHATYDVAHQIEQEPKTEEGNEIAS